The genomic stretch TTTATTCCAATCCGTATTTCTCCAGCTTATAGTAAAGACTCCTCAAGGATATATCCAAGAGCTTCGCTGCCTTGGTCTTATTATTGGCACACTCCTTCATAACCTGAACTATATAGCGTTTCTCCGACTTCTCCACGATATCATCCAGAGTCATGGATATGTCCTCGTAACTCTCACTATTGTCAACAGGCATGCCTCCGACCTTCACAAGCCTTTCAAACTGAGACAGGTGCGTCTCCAGTATCACTGAGTCGTTTATCTTCATGTTTATGATTGCACGTCCTATGAAATTATCCAGCTCTCTTACGTTCCCCGGCCAGTTGTAGGCTTTAAGCTCCTCAACAGCTTGGTGTGATATGTCCTGAACATTGCGCCCGTAAAGCTGGTTAAATTTCTTTATAAAAAATATGGACAGGTCATAAATATCGCCTTTTCGCATCCTTAATGGGGGAATATTTATCGGAAGCACATTCAGCCTGTAATACAAGTCCGCCCTGAACCTGCCGCTGTCAATGGCTGCTTCAAGATCTACGTTAGTTGCGGCAATTACCCTGACATCTATGTTTATTGATTTAGTCCCGCCAACCCTTACGAACTCTTTTTCCTGCAGCACCCTGAGCAGTTTTGACTGTGTTCCCTGAGGAATCTCCCCTATCTCGTCCAGGAAGATAGTTCCTCCGTTAGCTTCCTCGAAAAGACCTTTTCTTCCGCCTTTTTTAGCCCCGGTAAAAGCCCCTTCTTCGTACCCGAACAGCTCCGATTCAAGAAGTGTCTCTGGGATCGCGGAACAGTTAACCCTTACGAATTTTCTATATTTTCTCTCACTCGCGTTATGTATTGAATGAGCGAATATTTCCTTACCTGTACCACTTTCACCTCTTAAAAGCACAGTTATAGGGATTTCCGCAGCCTTCCTGGCTTTATCTACAGCAGCCAAAAGCAGCGCATCCTTCCCTATGATGTCCTCGAAGGTATACTTGGCTTCCAGGCTTCTAATGATATCCTTAGCATTCTTCAATTCGTTGGAAAGCTTGGTTATTTCCGATAAATCATGTATTACACCCACACTGCCCCTTAGCTCCCCATCCACTATTATGGGTGCAGCATTAACCAGCACTTCCTTATGCGTAGGTCCCACCTTCAGAAGGGCGCCTTTAATAGGATTTTTGGTTTTAATTACCTGCATGTGAAGGCTTTCTCCTTCGGCAATATCAACAGTAGCCGGCTTGCCTATCACATCCTTTTCCGACAATCCGGTAATTCTTGTATAGGCAGGGTTTATCATTACGCCCAACCCCTTCTGATCCACAACCGATATTGCATCCTGAGTGGCATTGAATATTGCCGCCAGCATACTCTGCATTTCCTTAAGGTTTGTTATTTCCTCCGCCAGCTCTATAACTTCGGTGATATCCCTGAATACCGCAATAGCTCCTATTATTTTCCCCTGCTTATCTTTTACAGGCATCCTGTTGGTTATAATTTTGATGCTGCCCAGGTTTTGCTGTTGATTCAGCTCCGATTTACCCGTCTCCAGTATGAATGGCAGCCTTGTATCAATTATTACATCAGCCACATACTTTCCTATAGCATCTTCTGAAGGTATCTCAGTGAGCCTTTCGGCGGCTTTGTTGAAAAGCGTTATTATACCCTCAGTATTGACGCCAATCATAGCATCATGAGTAGAGTCCAATATTAGTTCTATATCCCTTTCCATAAAACAACCTTCCTTACGTCAGGTTCGAGGTTCGCGGTTCGTGGTTCGTGGGCTTGGGTTGCTCTTCGGAGCATCGCTCAAATCCTCGTACCTCGCACCTCGCACCTCGCACCAGTTTTATACCGGCTTAAAAGTTTCAATTATCCTTTCGGCTGCCTTCATGCCATCCACTGCTGCGCTCATGATTCCCCCTGCGTAGCCTGCCCCCTCGCCTATCGGATAGAAATTTTTTACTGTCTCGCTTTCCATGTTTTCCTTTCTGACTATCCTTATGGGTGCAGAAGTCCTTGTCTCAACGCCTGTAAGAATTACGTCCCTGCTAGCAAAACCTTTTATCTTCCTGTCAAAGTCCCTGAGAGCTTCCTTCATTGTCTGCGTTACATAATCAGGCAGACACAAATGCAAGTCGCAGAGCTTTATCCCAGGCTCATAGCTTGGTCTGACTCCACCCAGCCTCTGAGATGCCTTACCTTGAAGAAAATCACCCACAAGCTGTACCGGTGCATGAAAATTCCTGCCGCCCAGCTCATAAGCCTTGCTTTCCCATGTTCTTTGATACTCTACCCCCGATAAGGGATGACTGCTCCCAAAGTCATCGGGAGTTACAGAAACAACCAGTGCACTATTGGCATTATCCTTATCCCTTTTATACTCACTCATGCCATTGGTGACAAGCATGCCCTGCTCTGAAGCAGCTGCCACTACCTGACCTCCCGGGCACATGCAGAAGCTGTATGCTGCTCGCCCTGTTACTCTGCTCCTTGTCGTAAGCAGATAATCGGCAGCACCAAGTCTTGGGTGCCCCGCAAAACTGCCATACTGCGCTTCATCTATCATGCTCTGCACGTGTTCAATCCTTACCCCTATGGAGAAGGGCTTCGGTACAATGCTTACACCTTTCCCGAAAAGCATTTCGTAGGTGTCCCTTGCACTATGTCCCAGTGCTGCTATTATTACATTGGATTCAATAGTTTCGCTGCCGTTTACAACTACAGCCTTTGCTGCACCATTGTCAACTAAAATATCAGTAACCTTGGAGGAAAACCTTACTTCTCCTCCAAGCTCAATTATTCTGTTCCTTATATTTTTTATGACAGTCTTTAAAATGTCAGTCCCTATGTGGGGCCTGCCGAGATATAGTATCTCTTCTGGAGCCCCTCCTCCTACAAAAGCATCAAGCACCATGCCGATTCTTCTATCCTTTATTCTTGTCGTGAGCTTTCCATCCGAAAAGGTACCCGCTCCTCCTTCTCCAAACTGTATGTTGGAGTTCTTATCAAAAGCGCCGAGTTTAAAAAAGGAATCAATTGCCTCAGCCCTTTTATCAACATCACAACCTCTTTCGAGAATCAGCGGTCTGTACCCATGTTTTGCTAAAATTAAACCGGCAAACAATCCTGCCGGTCCACTGCCTATAATTATAGGCCTGTTATTTATTTTCCCGCTGCCATACTGAACCTCAGCTTCAATATCAGCCTGGCTGGCTTCTTCATCTATTATTACAGCATCCTTTATCTGACGATACTTGGAAATACTCATATTCCCCACTGTCTCAATCTCTGCGGAGTATATCAGCAGTACATCCCTCTTATCTCTTGCATCTACAGATCTTTTTAATATTCTGATACCGGATATTTCCTTTTCACTTACCTTGAGCTTCCCGGCGGCAAGAAATCTAACCGTCTCGATATCACTATTATTGGTTATCTCTTTAACAGGCTGCTTCAAGTTATTTATCTCAAAACGCACTTAATCATCTCCAAAATGTTTCGAACTATGTACCGCTCTTTTTCAACACCACCTCAGTCTGCTGCGGTGATACTCCCATAACCTCAACCCCTTGGGGCACTTCCCACAATATATTCAGGACATTGGTGCCCTCATTGGCATGCTTCAGGTCAACATAGAATTTGATGGTATTCGTGGCATCAATCAATAAGCCCTCTGCACCTCTCAAGCTAACCACCATACCGTTTTGTATGCTTCCAACCTCCAAGCCCTCTGCAAGATTCACATATTCGATGCTGCCGATAGTCATATCACTTGTTATTACCTTCTCTATATTGATGAATATGCTCATCTTTTCACTGGCATTCACAAGTTCAACACCATCAGGCATTACCAGCTTTACTTCCCTCGATACATCTGCTGTTCCATCAGTAATATCAATTTTCTCAGTTTTTATAGAATTTATACCTTCAAGGATCTGCTGCTTTCCGGTAACAAGTATCTCCGCAGGAGATACTGACATATTGCTTATTACATATCCAGCAGCCGGCTGTCCTGACAAATCCATTTGCAAGCCGACACGCTTCGTATTCTCTATAGGAATGCTTACTTCTATATTGCCGGGTTCTATAGTGATATTTTGTATATCCTTCCCGTTTTCATCCAGAGCCCTCACAGGCAGTATCTTCTTTACTTCCGCATTAACACTGGCAATATCCACATCAACCCTTACGGTATTTATTTTGTTGATTTGGGATTCTGCCCCGGTTATGACAACATCATTTGGTGCTATCATAGGGGTCATAGCCGCCAAGCCGTGGGATGGATTCCCCATTATATTAACGTGTACGCTTTTCTGAACGCTTACTTTGGGTTCGAGCACTACCTTAAGGCTATCCGCTGATTTCATCAGGATATTCACATCCTCAGGTATGCCATTGATATTTATTTTTACAAAGTTATCACCCTTAAGCCTATGACCTTCTAAATCAGCAACAGCGTCAACAGTGGTCTCGTTAAGCTTATCCAACTCATTATTCTTGCCTTTTAATCTAAGAGTAAGTTTAAAGCTGTTAGGGTCGTTAGCCAGCATCATGTTGCTCTTCTCAAGGAATACAGTGTTAATAAGCCTGACCGGAATTGTTATATCCTTTGTAATTTCAGGATTCTGCTCTGTTATAACATAGAACCAGAGCAGCAACGCCAGCATAACTGAAAATATCCGTATAGTAATATCCTTGTTTAAAAATCTATCATTCATTTTTGGCACCCCACTTCATCCATACGGGCTGCTTGCTTTCCTTGATCTTATAGCTGTTCTTGATTATTTCCTTCATGGACTTGGTATCCAGATACCTTGACAGTCTTCCCATTTTGGCGAAGGATATGACACCAGTCTCCTCAGATACGATTATTACCAAGGAGTCGGATATCTCGGTTATACCTATTGCAGCCCTGTGCCTGGTACCGAGCTCCTTGCTCAGGTTCTGGCTCTGGGTAAGGGGCAGGAAGCACCCTGCAGCAGTAATTCTATTCCTTCTAATTATCACAGCACCATCATGGAGAGGAGTGTTGGGAACGAACAGGTTCACCAATAGTTCATTTGTAACTATGGAATCAAGCTTGGTGCCCGTCTCTATATACTCATTTAAACCAGTTTCCTGCTCTAATACTATGATGGCCCCGATTTTATTCTTTGAAAGGTGTGTGACTGCAATATTAATTTCATCCAGCATCTTATCAATTTCTTGGTCAAGCAGCTCCCCCTTCACGAAGAACTTGCCCCTCCCAAGGTGCTCAAGTGCACGTCTTAGCTCTGGTTGGAAGATTATCAGTATTGCAATAACTCCCACTGTCATTGCGTTTTTCAGCAGCCAGTATACAGCATGGAAGCCAAGGACCTCACTGAGCTTGGTTGCAATTATAAGCATGGCGATACCCTTAATCAGCTGCTCTGCCCTTGTTTCTTTTATTAAGTTCATTATTTTATAAATAATAACGGCGATTATTCCAATATCTACATATGTATTCCACATTTTGAGATACGGAAGCAGCTCCCTAAGTTCCTCCACGTCTATGCACCTCTCATATTGCAATTTTTTTCATACTTCAATTATATATTAATTTCCCGTTGTTTTAATATTACAAATATGTATCATTTTTAAAAATTCCGGCAATAGGCTATAGGCAATGGGCAATAGGTTTCTGCAGGGCTTCGAAGCCTTTCTGATTCCTCGAAACCCGAACCAATCCCTAAAAGAACAGATGTGTGATATATTGATCAATTATTACCAGTGTTCCAACCGCAAACACATAATAAGAAAAATACCTCATACTGCCCTTTTTCAGCAGAACAATCATAAATCTTATAGAGAAATAGCCTGCCGCCGCCGCTGCTATAGTCCCTGCAACCATTGGCGTTGTGATGATGCTGCCGCCTCCCGCCTCGAAAATGTCCTTTACCTGAAATACCGCAGCTCCTAATATAGCAGGGATTGAGAGCAGAAAGGAAAACTTAGCAGCAAACTCCCTGTCCAGACCCCTAAGCAGCGCACCCGAGATAGTAAGTCCCGACCTTGAAATAGCAGGCATGATTGCAGCCCCTTGCATAACCCCGATAAAAGCGGCATCAAGATATGATGTCTCCTTTATATTCTTTCTTCCTGTGCTCAGCCTTTCAGCAAAAAGAATAATTACACCGGTCGCCAGGAACTCAAAGCCTAAGGTGCTGCCGCTCTTGTACATTGCTTCGAAGGAATCCCTAAACATTATTGCTATGATTCCTGTCGGTATAGTACCAGCAACCAACAGCCATGTAAGCTTTTGAAAGGGTTTTTTAAGAAGGGAGAATATTTCTTTCCATAGCACCGTAACTACAGCCGCAAGTGTTCCTACATGCACCATGGTATCAAATATCAGTGTAGGCTCAGTTATTCCGAATATCTTTTGAAACAGCACCAGATGTCCTGAGCTGCTTATAGGCAGAAACTCCGTAAGTCCCTGAATAAGTCCCAGTATTATTGCTTGAATAGTGTTCATTATTAAACCTCCCAATAGTTCGTTTTGTGAAATATCCTTTTATTAATTATTCAGATTTCACAAAAAGTTTCCTTAATGTTATTGAATTTGCACCATACCCAATATAATTACTTTTGTGCGTTCAATATATATATCCATTATAATTATGATACAATTCCTGCCATCATTCAATATATCTTCAGCAGTTTTCACAACTGGTATAATTGTCCTATTTAAACACCCGCTGAAAAACAATATGGGTGCGTTGCATAGCAATACACCCAATGACAACAGTATATATAGACGAAAGCGATTAGAATTTTCTTTCAAGTTGGTCGTTAATTATTTCTATTATTATTTCTTTTCCCATCGAATCAGGCAACTCCTTGGCACTTTTCAAGGCTTTACTTATATATTTCTCAGCAAGGTTCTTTGACCTTTCAATAGCCTTTGAGGCATCCATGACTGCATACAGTGATAATCCATTATCCTTGCGTATTCTGCTTAAGGCTTCCAAAACCTGCTTTTTATATTCTGAACGAAGTGCATATATTATCGGCAAAGTATATACTCCCTGTGCGGCATCATTTAGCAATGGTTTGCCCACCTTTGCCGCATTGCCGGTTAAATCCAGAATGTCATCAATAATCTGGAAGGCCATACCAATATTATTGCCCAACACCCCCAGCTTATTCACAAGCTTCTTGGGACATCCCGCCTTATAAGCGCCCATATACAGGCTTATTGCAAATAAAGCGGCGGTTTTTCCGCCAATCCTTTTGAGATACTGTTTAACACTTACATCAGTATCAAATCTCTGCTCATTTTGGGATATTTCACTATCACAGATATATGCCGAAGCTTTTGCCACCTGTCTTAGCATATCCATATCCGAATAATCAGCTACCAGCATGAAGCCACGGGTAAGCAGAAAATCTCCGCTGTATACAGCTACATCTTTGCCCAGTACCGAGTGTACTGTTTCCTTTCCTCTCCTGAGCTTTGCATCATCTATTATGTCATCATGTATGAGAGTGGCCATGTGGATTATTTCCAGAGCTGCAGCTACTTTCACAATAGTATTGCTATGATATTCACCAAAGGTTCCGCCAAGTATTGTAAAAGCAGGCCTAAGTCTTTTGCCTCCGCTGTTTACAAACTCCACCAACGCTTCTTTGACCGTTTTATTTCTTGTTCTCAAAGACTTCTTTATTGTATCTTCTACAGATTCCAGCTCTTTTCTTAAAAATTCATTATCATTCCACATTTCCATCACTTCCTATTCCAAGTATGTGTCTCATTGGTCTCATGGTATATTGTACTGCGAATCCTATAAATAATCCTGTAATCACTGCTGAAACCAATAAAAGGGGTAAGTAGTAAAATAGCTTCATATTCTGTACTATAAGGCTGGCTACCAATATTTGTCCAATGTTGTGAAACACAGCGCCCACTACACTTATCACAGGCAGACTGAAAAGGTTCCTGAAATTTTTATACATCACTGCCATTGCCAGCGTGCTTATCGAACCTCCTATGAAGCTGTATATGAAACCAGATACTCCGCCGCCAAATACAGACCCCAGAAGGGTTCTCATACCCACAACCATAAGAGCTTCCTTAGGTCCGAACAATATGATTGTCACAAGCGAAATTGCGTTCGCCAGACCAAGCTTTATCCCTGGGACAGGAATCGGTACAGGAATCATTCTCTCAATTATATGAAGTATTAATGCTTGTGAAACCAGAATGCCCAGCAACACCATTTTTTTTGTCCTACTCATACTATTCTCCTCACTAAACATTTCACACCAATACATTATGCTTAATTCAAAATATGCAAATGTTTTCCTTGCTTGTCATAAATCGCATATAATCTTATAATCTGTCACGGCGATTTATACATATCAAAATGAAATATCATCAACTTCAGATTCTGTCTTTCCCTCAACGTAGACAGCAACTTTGTTAGGCAGGCATACTATGCTCTGTCCAACTTTGTTCACCACTCCTGTCTTCTGGCACACCTTGTCCGGACATATTACATCTTTAACATAGGCACCATTTTCATCAATTAGGATATCAATGTATTTTCCATCTTCAAAGTCTATATGGACCTTCTGCTTCTTCATTCCTGCTTCTATAGGAATCGATTTATAAAAATTCCCGTTTGTTTCTACCACAATCTGTCTCTCATCTTTCGACTCACTCATATTGTTAATCCAAAACCATGAAATTGCCGCGACAGCTAGTATTATTACGATGATCAAATCGCCTTTTTTTAGCTTCATTATATCCCCCGTCCATTAGTTTTGCGAAAAAAATTTCATTACCGGCTTAGGTTTCGCAAAACGTTTCCTTATCACTCAAATACACTACAATTGTATATTATACAACAAAAAAAGCCTATAGTAATAGTATGGATTTAATTATTTTTCATAACAGAATATATACTGTAATTAAATCCAATTGCACCCATATAAGCATATGACAGACTTCCTTTTGAAATGAATTTAATTATCATTATTAAATTTTTGTTGCATTGATATTAATGTATCATATAGAATTAGATATGTAAATTTAATATCGCATTTTGTAATATTACTGTAGATTATCATCTATTTAATGGAGGTGCCCTATTTTGATTCTAAAAAGAAAAATGCTTCTCGTTACTACCATAGCCTTAATAACTACATTCGCATTGGCTGGATGTCAGACACCAGCTTCCACTCCCGCTCCTGCTCCCGCAGCAAAAGGAGAGCCTATATCCAGAACTGATTATATGCTGGGAACAGTTATTGACATAACCATATATGATAAGAGCGACACAACAATACTGGATAAGGCCTTTGCCAGAATAGCTGAAATAGAGAGTAAAATGACTATTAATAACGCTGAAACCAGTGAAATCATTGCTCTCAATAATGCTTCAGGCGTAAACGAAGTGAAGCTTAGCCCCGACACCTTCTTAGTGGTGGAAAAAGGGAAGCAGTATTCTGAGCGATCCGATGGAAAGTTTGATATAACTGTAGGCCCAATAGTTAAGCTTTGGAATATTGGTACCGAGTCTGCAGCGGTACCTGATAAAGATGAGCTGGCAGAAGCTGTGAAGCTGATAGATTATAACAAACTGATCCTTAACAAGGAAAACCTTACCGCCAAACTTGAAACCCCGAATATGAAAGTGGATTTGGGTGCTATTGCAAAGGGCTATACTGCTGATGAAGTTGCCAGAGTCCTCAAGGAGAATGGGGTAGAGCATGCCATTATAAACCTCGGTGGAAACGTTATGACCGTGGGTGGGAATCCAAATGGCAACCCATGGAAAATCGGAATTCAGGACCCCTTCAACCCAAGAGGTGATTTCCTTGGTATAGTCCCTATAACGAACTGGACTGTAGTGACCTCAGGCACCTACGAAAGATTCTTTGAAGAGAACGGTAAGAAATACCATCATATTTTGGACACAACAACCGGCTATCCTACTGACAATAATTTGTACAGTGTATCAATTATAACTGACAAATCCATAGACGGAGATGGGCTGTCCACTACCACACTGCTAATAGGGCTTGAGGAAGGCATTAAGCTTATCGAAAGTCTCGAAAATACAGAAGCCATATTTGTGACCTCAGACAAAAAGGTTTATGTTACTTCAGGTCTAAAGAAAGACTTTATAATCACTAATCCTGATTTTAATCTAGCTAATTAAAAATCTGGAGCAGAATATCTGCTCCAGATTTTTTCTTTAATATCCAATCCTTATATCAGGCATAGTAACAACAAGTATAAAAAGAACAAGCAAAACGAAAAGAAGCAGCAGCTGCTTTCTCAACACAATCCCCCCTAATTATCTACCGCAAATATATACGTTATTACTTCTTCGTTAAATGCTTTAGTTAAATATATGAGGCAGGGATTGTATTTCTTGCCTAAAAGTTATAAATTGCACTCATTTATATCCATTTTACCTTTGGCAGATTGCCTTCCACCGTTTTCGTAAAGCTTACCGCAGGGTATCCCATAAACAGTATGCCCTGAATTTTCTTACCTTTTGGCATCTCTAATAATTCTTCTGCTTTTTTACTCCTGGCTAATATCATTTTCCCCGCCCCGGATATGCAAGAACCCAAACCCATTGTTTGTGCCGTCAGCATCATATTGTACATGGCATACTGGCAGCTCTGCTCGGTATAATGGATTTTGGGGTCTGCAGTCAGTATTATCAGTACAGGCGCCTTTTGAAATATATTTCCTCTCTCCAATACCCTTTTTATCTTTTCTCTATCAGTGTCATTCGCTGCTGTTTTAAATAGCTTAAGAATATTGAATACCAGAGGGTTCTTGTATATAAGCCCATCCATTCTTTTAATATAGGAAAGGTTTATCTCTTCCAGCTTTGCCATTTTCTCCACATCCCGTACTACAATAAGCTCAATATCATAGTTGTTCGTAGGAGCCAGCTTTGCAGCAGCGCAGATCTTCTCCAGCTTCTCCGTCTCGACGGGCTTATCCTTGAAGCTTCTTATGGAATGCCGTGCTTTGAGAAGCTCAGTTAGGCTTTCATCTTCAGGGAGCAGCTCCCTTATTATCTTTCTCGATTTAATACCATTCCAGGACAACGCGCCCGTCGGGCAGCAAGCTATACACTGGCAGCATGTGCTGCACAGCTTGTAATCTATCTCTATACTTTCACTGCCATTAGAAATCGCAGATGCATGGCATATACTTCTACAGTCACCGCATCTTACACACTTGGAACTGTCAATTGTTATCATAAGTACCCCCATCGCATTTCCATAAATAAGTCATTTTACTGTATATTTCTAGAAATGTTCCGGAAGTCCTTCATTTTACCGTCTCAATCTATTGCCTATAGCCCATTGCCTTTCTTAGTGGCTGTTATCCTCTTGATCCTTGAGGTACTCCCTTAAAAATACTATAAGCTCTTTTTCATCCTTGCTCAGAAATTCAAGACCTCTGGACTCATCCACTATATATTTCTTAAGAAGCAGTGCGCTCTGGTTCCAAAGCTCAGGGATATACTGCTTCATAAGTATTATGCAGTTGGCTACCCTATCATCATCCATTGACTTAAGGCATTCCATGATTTTCTCATATTTAGACCCTGCATCCTCGTCCCCTGCTTCAGCCATAGCCTTTAATCCATCAACATATTTGTACATTCTTCTACCTTCCTGCATTAATGATTTTGTTTTCTCATATATTCTGGCATATACAGCTTTTTTAATGCAGGCAAATATGAAAAACCCGGCCAATCAAGCCGGGGACAGTGGCACTCTTCTCTTTGCCATATATGTATTCGTTTCAGGCGACGGCACTACAAATCCATACCTTTGGTATAATCCCTGAGCATCCTTGGTACACAAGGTTCCGTTTAAGTGCATTAAATCCGGGTGATTCACAATAAATTCCACCAGGAACTTACCGATACCCTGCCCTCTGTATTCCTCATCCACAAAAACATCACACAGCCAGTACATCACAGAATAGTCTGTAACAGCTCTTGCAAAACCCACCTGTCTTCCTGCATCGTACACTCCAAAGCACAGAGAGTTTTTTATAGACTTTTCTATCTGTTCCTTCGTTCTGTATTTTGCCCAATATGCTTTGTTGACCAGAAAATCATAAACAGTATCTACTGACAGAAGTGATTTCTCAGTACTTATCAGATATTTCCCGTAGGTCTGTTCCATAATCTATACCCCTCCTTTAGAATAATTGTCTTATAACTTCTCAATCAGCTTACTGGGAGTGCCGCAGTGATATATATAAAGTCTATGCAGAGGCCTTGTCATCGCCACATACAGCAGCTTGATATCCAGTTCGCTGTCCCCATAGCTTTCAGTCTCTGCATCCGCAATGAACACCACATCAAACTCCAAGCCCTTTGACAAGTGTGCGGGAACAATGACTACCCCACTCTTGTACTCCCTGTCCTTTTCTGTGATTATCCGCGGAGCATCCTTTCCTGCCCTGAAGCCCTTGCGCAGTTCGCCGCAGGTATCCGCAGTCTTGCATATGATTGCTATAGACTTGAACTTCTGCTTTTTTAGCTCCTTGATTTTCTCCCATATATCAGAAGCAATATCATGTCGACTTTGCTTCTCTATTACCTCTACTTCGCCTCCATGTCTTATAACCGGTCTGGCAGGAATCAAATTCTCATTTTTTAAATTAGCAATAACCTTGTTGGCAGCCTCCATAATCTCTACAGTTGTCCTATAACTCTGCTCCAGCACAAGCTTGCCGCACCTGCCCTCGAAAACATGCTCATCCACATCCCCCCAGTCCTTTATTCCCCTATAGGAATGTATCCCCTGGGCTAAATCACCAAGTATCGTAAAGGAACTGTCCCTAATTATGCTTTTCAGTACATAAAGCTGGAATACGCTGAAATCCTGCGCTTCGTCTATTACTATATGTTTAACGGGAAGCTTTTCGTCTACTCCATGGATTTTATACTTCAGATATATTATAGGTGCCATATCTTCAATATCAATACTTTCTGATTTCAAATTCAGAATAGTGCTCTCCCTGATAAAACCTGCTGCTTCCCTGCCTATTACCGCATCCACCAGGCTGTGAAACAATTCCTCATTAGACACAAAATCTTTGTAATATTCATACGGGTTGAGTCTGGAGATTTTATTCACATATTCTTTTACAGCACCTTTACAGTACTGCTCAACTCTCCCAATGAACTCATTTTTCTTGTCGATAAGCTCAGTAATTACCTTCTGCCGCTCTTCTCCCTCCTCAAGAACCAGCTTTGCACGGACTATCCTCTTATCACATGCTGATTGGGCTTCCTGGAGAATTGCCTGCTTTTTAGCTTTCAGTCTGTTTGCAAGGTGTTTCTTTATTTCCTCTATCCTTTTCACAAAGGGCTGTTTCCTGTAATCTATACTGAAGAGTTTATTTATTTCTTCATAGCTGTATATGACCTTCGTCAGCAGCCTAAAGTCCTCTTTAGGTATGAAATCCTG from Clostridia bacterium encodes the following:
- a CDS encoding FAD:protein FMN transferase, with product MILKRKMLLVTTIALITTFALAGCQTPASTPAPAPAAKGEPISRTDYMLGTVIDITIYDKSDTTILDKAFARIAEIESKMTINNAETSEIIALNNASGVNEVKLSPDTFLVVEKGKQYSERSDGKFDITVGPIVKLWNIGTESAAVPDKDELAEAVKLIDYNKLILNKENLTAKLETPNMKVDLGAIAKGYTADEVARVLKENGVEHAIINLGGNVMTVGGNPNGNPWKIGIQDPFNPRGDFLGIVPITNWTVVTSGTYERFFEENGKKYHHILDTTTGYPTDNNLYSVSIITDKSIDGDGLSTTTLLIGLEEGIKLIESLENTEAIFVTSDKKVYVTSGLKKDFIITNPDFNLAN
- a CDS encoding nitroreductase family protein produces the protein MITIDSSKCVRCGDCRSICHASAISNGSESIEIDYKLCSTCCQCIACCPTGALSWNGIKSRKIIRELLPEDESLTELLKARHSIRSFKDKPVETEKLEKICAAAKLAPTNNYDIELIVVRDVEKMAKLEEINLSYIKRMDGLIYKNPLVFNILKLFKTAANDTDREKIKRVLERGNIFQKAPVLIILTADPKIHYTEQSCQYAMYNMMLTAQTMGLGSCISGAGKMILARSKKAEELLEMPKGKKIQGILFMGYPAVSFTKTVEGNLPKVKWI
- a CDS encoding GNAT family N-acetyltransferase; this encodes MEQTYGKYLISTEKSLLSVDTVYDFLVNKAYWAKYRTKEQIEKSIKNSLCFGVYDAGRQVGFARAVTDYSVMYWLCDVFVDEEYRGQGIGKFLVEFIVNHPDLMHLNGTLCTKDAQGLYQRYGFVVPSPETNTYMAKRRVPLSPA
- the helD gene encoding RNA polymerase recycling motor HelD, with protein sequence MAAEKHPQYKEEKLRLETTLGYVEKSIAGMSEKKGKLENDIDRNKRHGTGDNSQQYIDLMINSMLQERAALRLRNLMSARSRPYFARIDFHEDEKVKAENLYIGKMALIRDEDQELIIVDWRAPIANLYYEGRLGDASYQSPGGNINGRLLLKRQFSIEEGKLREIFDIDITTNDEFLQASLGANADSRLKEIVSTIQEEQNRVIRADMWKPLIVQGAAGSGKTTIALHRIAYLIYTYEKTFMPDNFMIIAPTKFFLNYISDVLPELGVEKTKQTTFEEFAANIIGQKFKVRDANEKLLSFIINNPSPEQKERNRLLRQESEFKSSMTFRDVLDDYITAAEQDFIPKEDFRLLTKVIYSYEEINKLFSIDYRKQPFVKRIEEIKKHLANRLKAKKQAILQEAQSACDKRIVRAKLVLEEGEERQKVITELIDKKNEFIGRVEQYCKGAVKEYVNKISRLNPYEYYKDFVSNEELFHSLVDAVIGREAAGFIRESTILNLKSESIDIEDMAPIIYLKYKIHGVDEKLPVKHIVIDEAQDFSVFQLYVLKSIIRDSSFTILGDLAQGIHSYRGIKDWGDVDEHVFEGRCGKLVLEQSYRTTVEIMEAANKVIANLKNENLIPARPVIRHGGEVEVIEKQSRHDIASDIWEKIKELKKQKFKSIAIICKTADTCGELRKGFRAGKDAPRIITEKDREYKSGVVIVPAHLSKGLEFDVVFIADAETESYGDSELDIKLLYVAMTRPLHRLYIYHCGTPSKLIEKL